From Streptomyces chrestomyceticus JCM 4735, one genomic window encodes:
- a CDS encoding CbtA family protein: protein MNSATVRSLLVRGMLAGLAAGLLALLVAYLLGEPQVDAAIAFEDAHAHEHGAEVVSRAVQSTAGLATGVLVYGVALGGIAALAYCFALGRVGRFGPRATALLLSGAAFGAVYLVPFLKYPANPPSVGDPDSIGTRTALYFLMIALSVLLAVAAVVLGKRLAPRLGTWYATVAALAAFAAAVGLAYAFLPAVNELPADFPALLLWKFRLSALGVQLTLWTVFGLLFGELAERAVEVRADAAPRGADGGVVPSAR, encoded by the coding sequence ATGAACTCCGCCACCGTCAGATCCCTCCTGGTGCGCGGCATGCTGGCCGGCCTCGCCGCCGGCCTGCTCGCCCTGCTCGTCGCCTACCTGCTCGGCGAACCGCAGGTCGACGCCGCCATCGCCTTCGAGGACGCGCACGCCCACGAACACGGGGCCGAGGTCGTCAGCCGCGCGGTGCAGTCCACCGCCGGCCTGGCCACCGGCGTCCTGGTCTACGGCGTCGCCCTGGGCGGGATCGCCGCCCTGGCCTACTGTTTCGCCCTCGGGCGCGTCGGCCGCTTCGGCCCCCGCGCCACCGCCCTGCTGCTCTCCGGCGCCGCCTTCGGCGCGGTCTACCTCGTACCGTTCCTGAAGTACCCGGCCAACCCGCCGTCCGTCGGCGACCCCGACTCCATCGGCACCCGCACCGCGCTGTACTTCCTGATGATCGCCCTCAGCGTGCTGCTGGCCGTCGCCGCCGTCGTCCTCGGCAAGCGGCTCGCACCCCGCCTGGGCACCTGGTACGCGACGGTCGCCGCCCTGGCCGCCTTCGCCGCGGCCGTCGGCCTCGCCTACGCGTTCCTCCCGGCCGTCAACGAACTCCCCGCCGACTTCCCGGCCCTGCTGCTCTGGAAGTTCCGCCTCTCCGCACTCGGCGTGCAGCTCACCCTGTGGACCGTCTTCGGCCTGCTCTTCGGCGAACTGGCCGAACGGGCCGTGGAGGTACGGGCAGATGCTGCTCCGCGAGGGGCGGACGGGGGAGTGGTGCCGTCGGCGCGGTGA
- a CDS encoding CbtB domain-containing protein: MAHSVAPPATGRAAPAPLPVRTVLPWAVFGGILMLVLLYFVGAEQGATALLSGTGVHEWVHDGRHLLGFPCH; this comes from the coding sequence ATGGCCCACTCCGTCGCACCGCCGGCCACCGGCCGCGCCGCACCCGCCCCCCTCCCCGTCCGGACGGTCCTGCCGTGGGCGGTCTTCGGCGGCATCCTCATGCTCGTCCTGCTCTACTTCGTCGGTGCCGAGCAGGGCGCCACCGCGCTGCTCTCCGGCACCGGCGTGCACGAGTGGGTCCACGACGGACGCCACCTGCTCGGCTTCCCCTGCCACTGA
- a CDS encoding histidine phosphatase family protein, whose translation MTTRVMLVSPSFDDALGAVRFPADEPLTPDGLRRARAARPAAAALPADRALTSPSARCRETAEALGLRAEPAPGAAGRAMGRWRGLALEDVLAAEPEAVSAWLSDADSAPHGGETSAQFLGRVADWLAGLAAEGGRVVAVVEPDVVRACVVCALGAPPSSFWRVDVPPLTVTALSGRDGRWNARVAGELGGPAAPERP comes from the coding sequence ATGACAACCCGGGTGATGTTGGTCTCACCGTCCTTCGACGACGCTCTGGGCGCGGTGCGCTTCCCGGCCGACGAACCTCTGACACCGGACGGCCTGCGCAGGGCCCGCGCCGCCCGCCCCGCTGCCGCCGCTCTGCCCGCCGACCGGGCCCTGACCTCACCTTCCGCGCGCTGCCGGGAGACGGCCGAGGCGCTCGGCCTGCGCGCGGAACCGGCTCCGGGGGCGGCGGGCCGCGCGATGGGCCGCTGGCGGGGGCTGGCCCTGGAGGACGTGCTGGCCGCCGAGCCCGAGGCAGTCTCGGCCTGGCTGTCCGACGCGGACAGCGCGCCGCACGGCGGCGAGACGTCGGCGCAGTTCCTCGGCCGGGTGGCGGACTGGCTGGCGGGCCTCGCGGCGGAGGGCGGCCGGGTCGTGGCCGTAGTGGAACCGGACGTCGTACGTGCGTGCGTGGTGTGTGCGCTGGGGGCCCCGCCCTCGTCCTTCTGGCGGGTGGACGTACCGCCGCTGACCGTGACGGCGCTGAGCGGGCGGGACGGCCGGTGGAACGCCCGGGTGGCGGGGGAACTCGGCGGGCCGGCGGCTCCCGAGAGGCCGTGA
- the tsaD gene encoding tRNA (adenosine(37)-N6)-threonylcarbamoyltransferase complex transferase subunit TsaD, which translates to MASPGSPVVLGIESSCDETGAGLVRDGKLLGHAVASSMDEHARYGGVVPEIAARAHVHSLTPVVHRALDEAGLTMADIGAVAVTTGPGLSGALQVGLAGAKGLAYGLGVPLYGVHHLAGHVAADTLEHGPLPNPCMVLIVSGGHTSLLLVRDLARDPIVHLGDTLDDAAGECFDKVARVFGLPYPGGPAIDRAAREGDPKAVAFPRPLTGPRDDPYGFSFSGLKTAAARWAERHTGQELPVADGAASLQEAVADVLTRKAVAACKEHGVGTLVVVGGVAANSRVRSLAEERCQKAGITLRVPPLRLCTDNGAMIAAVGDLLVRAGAAPAPLDLSIDPSAPLEYAALHPVARAARAAAATAA; encoded by the coding sequence GTGGCATCTCCAGGCTCTCCAGTGGTGCTGGGGATCGAGTCCTCCTGCGACGAGACCGGCGCGGGCCTGGTCCGCGACGGGAAGCTGCTCGGGCACGCGGTGGCGTCCAGCATGGACGAGCACGCGCGCTACGGCGGCGTCGTCCCGGAGATCGCGGCCCGCGCGCACGTGCACTCCCTCACCCCCGTCGTGCACCGCGCCCTCGACGAGGCGGGCCTGACCATGGCCGACATCGGCGCGGTGGCCGTGACCACCGGCCCCGGCCTGTCCGGCGCCCTCCAGGTCGGCCTGGCCGGCGCCAAGGGCCTGGCGTACGGGCTGGGCGTGCCGCTGTACGGGGTGCACCACCTCGCCGGGCACGTCGCCGCCGACACCCTGGAGCACGGCCCGCTGCCGAATCCCTGCATGGTGCTGATCGTCTCCGGCGGGCACACCTCCCTCCTCCTCGTACGGGACCTGGCGCGTGATCCGATCGTGCACCTGGGCGACACCCTCGACGACGCCGCCGGGGAGTGCTTTGACAAGGTCGCGCGGGTCTTCGGCCTGCCGTACCCGGGCGGCCCCGCGATCGACCGGGCCGCGCGCGAGGGCGACCCGAAGGCCGTCGCGTTCCCGCGGCCGCTGACCGGGCCGCGTGACGACCCGTACGGCTTCTCCTTCTCCGGCCTCAAGACGGCCGCCGCGCGCTGGGCCGAACGGCACACCGGCCAGGAGCTGCCCGTGGCGGACGGTGCGGCCTCCCTCCAGGAGGCCGTGGCCGACGTACTGACCCGCAAGGCCGTCGCGGCCTGCAAGGAGCACGGTGTGGGCACCCTGGTGGTGGTGGGCGGCGTCGCCGCCAACTCGCGCGTCCGGTCCCTCGCCGAGGAGCGCTGCCAGAAGGCGGGCATCACCCTGCGCGTACCGCCCCTGCGGCTGTGCACGGACAACGGCGCGATGATCGCCGCCGTCGGCGACCTGCTCGTACGGGCGGGCGCCGCACCGGCCCCGCTGGACCTCTCGATCGACCCGTCGGCGCCGCTGGAGTACGCGGCCCTGCACCCCGTCGCCAGGGCGGCGCGGGCCGCGGCGGCGACCGCAGCCTGA
- the alaS gene encoding alanine--tRNA ligase encodes MRTAEIRARFLDFFAERGHTVVPSAPLPTPDPTLLFVNAGMVPFKPYLTGEAAAPWPRATSVQKCVRTLDIEEVGKTTRHGSFFQMNGNFSFGDYFKEDAIRFAWELSTKSVDDGGYGLDPERIWVTVHHSDDEARTLWREISGLPEERIVSRGDEDNFWSMGVPGPCGPCSELYYDRGPKFGRAGGPEVDEDRYMEFWNLVFMQYERGEGTGKSGYPILGELPRRNIDTGMGLERMATLLQGVDNLYEIDETRPILDRAAALAGVRYGDDEQYDVRLRVVADHVRTALMLLADGTTPGNEGRGYVLRRILRRAVRSMRQLGYEDRALPELLPVARDCMAPSYPEVAESYERIAGQAAGEEDAFRATLRQGTAVLDTAVTKVKVEGGRSLPGKQAFLLHDTYGFPIDLTLEMAAEQGVEVDREGFAALMREQRERARADARARKSGGTVDTSALRTVLDEHGPTDWRAWDTLETDSKVLALLGAQGPVPVAREGEIVTVVLDRTPFYAESGGQDSDAGRLSGTSVEAEVLDVQRPVPGLVAHQVRITAGELAPGDALHAAVDPEWRLGARQAHSGTHVLHAALREILGPTALQSGSYNRPGYLRLDFPWRGGLSATTRSEVEEAANRALRRDLPVGVKWMTLPEAKELGALALFDETYGEKVRVVEIGGAWSRELCGGTHVSHASQVGVVALTAESSVGAGMRRLEASVGIEGFGYLARERDLVSQIAEQIQAPRAELSDRVAGLLERLKASDRENQRLRQQATVARAAELAGSAVRAAGFLVVTATADGGADAARALAMAVRDRMPAGQPAAVAVGSATDGKAALVVALNKAGKDAGGSASDLVKRLLNGRGGGSPELAQGGGLAADQLPQTLGALAGLLGE; translated from the coding sequence TTGCGTACCGCCGAGATCCGCGCCCGCTTCCTCGACTTCTTCGCCGAGCGCGGCCACACCGTCGTCCCCAGCGCGCCGCTGCCGACGCCGGACCCGACCCTGCTGTTCGTCAACGCGGGCATGGTGCCCTTCAAGCCGTACCTGACCGGTGAGGCGGCGGCGCCCTGGCCGCGGGCGACCAGCGTGCAGAAGTGCGTGCGGACCCTGGACATCGAAGAGGTCGGCAAGACCACCCGGCACGGCTCGTTCTTCCAGATGAACGGCAACTTCTCGTTCGGCGACTACTTCAAGGAAGACGCCATCCGGTTCGCCTGGGAGCTGTCCACCAAGTCCGTCGACGACGGCGGGTACGGCCTGGACCCCGAGCGGATCTGGGTCACCGTGCACCACTCCGACGACGAGGCGCGCACCCTCTGGCGGGAGATCTCCGGGCTTCCGGAGGAGCGCATCGTCTCGCGCGGCGACGAGGACAACTTCTGGTCGATGGGCGTGCCGGGCCCGTGCGGCCCCTGCTCGGAGCTGTACTACGACCGGGGGCCCAAGTTCGGGCGGGCGGGCGGCCCGGAGGTCGACGAGGACCGGTACATGGAGTTCTGGAACCTCGTCTTCATGCAGTACGAGCGCGGCGAGGGCACCGGCAAGTCCGGCTACCCGATCCTCGGCGAACTCCCCCGCCGGAACATCGACACCGGCATGGGCCTGGAGCGGATGGCCACCCTCCTCCAGGGCGTCGACAACCTCTACGAGATCGACGAGACCCGCCCCATCCTGGACCGCGCCGCCGCCCTCGCCGGAGTCCGCTACGGCGACGACGAGCAGTACGACGTACGGCTGCGCGTGGTCGCCGACCACGTCCGCACGGCCCTGATGCTGCTCGCCGACGGCACCACCCCCGGCAACGAGGGCCGCGGTTACGTGCTGCGCCGCATCCTGCGCCGCGCCGTCCGCTCCATGCGTCAGCTCGGCTACGAGGACCGGGCCCTGCCGGAACTCCTGCCGGTCGCCCGCGACTGCATGGCGCCCAGCTACCCGGAGGTCGCCGAGTCCTACGAGCGGATCGCCGGCCAGGCGGCCGGCGAGGAGGACGCCTTCCGCGCGACGCTGCGCCAGGGCACCGCCGTCCTGGACACCGCCGTCACCAAGGTCAAGGTCGAGGGCGGCCGTTCGCTGCCCGGCAAGCAGGCGTTCCTCCTCCACGACACGTACGGCTTCCCCATCGACCTCACCCTGGAGATGGCCGCCGAACAGGGCGTCGAGGTGGACCGCGAGGGCTTCGCCGCGCTGATGCGGGAGCAGCGCGAACGGGCCCGCGCCGACGCCCGTGCCCGCAAGTCCGGCGGCACGGTGGACACCTCCGCGCTGCGCACGGTCCTGGACGAGCACGGGCCCACCGACTGGCGCGCCTGGGACACCCTGGAGACCGACTCCAAGGTGCTGGCCCTGCTCGGCGCCCAGGGCCCGGTGCCGGTGGCCCGTGAGGGCGAGATCGTCACCGTGGTCCTCGACCGGACCCCGTTCTACGCCGAGTCCGGCGGCCAGGACAGCGACGCCGGCCGGCTGTCCGGCACCTCCGTCGAGGCCGAGGTGCTGGACGTGCAGCGGCCGGTGCCCGGCCTGGTCGCCCACCAGGTCCGGATCACCGCCGGCGAACTCGCCCCGGGCGACGCGCTGCACGCGGCCGTCGACCCCGAGTGGCGGCTCGGCGCCCGCCAGGCCCACTCGGGTACGCACGTCCTGCACGCCGCGCTGCGCGAGATCCTCGGCCCGACGGCCCTGCAGTCCGGCTCGTACAACCGCCCCGGCTACCTGCGCCTGGACTTCCCGTGGCGCGGCGGCCTCTCCGCCACCACCCGCAGCGAGGTCGAGGAGGCCGCCAACCGGGCGCTCCGCCGCGACCTGCCGGTGGGCGTGAAGTGGATGACGCTCCCGGAGGCCAAGGAACTGGGCGCGCTCGCGCTCTTCGACGAGACGTACGGCGAGAAGGTACGGGTCGTCGAGATCGGCGGCGCCTGGTCGCGCGAGCTGTGCGGCGGTACGCACGTCTCGCACGCCTCGCAGGTCGGGGTCGTCGCCCTGACCGCGGAGTCGTCCGTCGGCGCCGGCATGCGCCGCCTGGAGGCGTCCGTCGGCATCGAGGGCTTCGGCTACCTCGCCCGCGAACGCGACCTGGTCAGCCAGATCGCCGAACAGATCCAGGCGCCGCGCGCCGAACTGTCCGACCGGGTGGCCGGGCTGCTGGAGCGCCTGAAGGCGAGCGACCGGGAGAACCAGCGGCTGCGGCAGCAGGCCACCGTGGCGCGCGCGGCGGAGCTGGCCGGCTCCGCCGTACGGGCCGCCGGTTTCCTGGTGGTCACCGCCACCGCGGACGGCGGCGCCGACGCGGCCCGCGCGCTGGCCATGGCCGTACGGGACCGGATGCCGGCGGGGCAGCCCGCCGCCGTGGCCGTCGGTTCGGCCACGGACGGGAAGGCAGCTCTGGTGGTCGCCCTGAACAAGGCCGGCAAGGACGCCGGGGGTTCGGCGTCGGACCTGGTCAAGCGCCTGCTGAACGGGCGGGGCGGCGGCTCCCCCGAACTCGCCCAGGGCGGCGGCCTGGCCGCCGACCAACTGCCGCAGACGCTGGGCGCGTTGGCGGGGCTGCTCGGGGAGTAG
- a CDS encoding carbon-nitrogen hydrolase, which translates to MRVITALTPPASPARTRPADRAPLRVALVQERWHRDPAEHRAALHEGIRLAAAEGARVVCLQELTLSPYFAVVRKADHPEPAEPEDLRTGPTVTFAAEAARAHGVYVHASLYERADPEPGPDGTVTPDGLGYNTAVLVAPDGTLVARTRKTHIPVTEGYYEHHWFRPGPAGADAFPTYAVENAVLGLPTCWDQWFPELARAYSLAGADVLVYPTAIGSEPGHPGFDTQPLWQKVITGNAVANATFMIVPNRIGTEGPLTFYGSSFVVDPYGRVLAQAPRDEPAVLVADLDLDARRDWLELFPFLATRRPDAYGPLTAAATATATATATATD; encoded by the coding sequence ATGCGTGTGATCACGGCCCTCACCCCGCCCGCCTCACCGGCCCGTACCCGGCCTGCCGACCGTGCCCCGCTGCGCGTCGCGCTCGTGCAGGAGCGCTGGCACCGCGACCCCGCCGAGCACCGTGCCGCCCTGCACGAGGGCATCCGGCTGGCCGCGGCGGAGGGCGCGCGCGTCGTCTGCCTCCAGGAGCTGACGCTCTCGCCGTACTTCGCGGTGGTCCGCAAGGCCGACCACCCCGAGCCCGCCGAGCCGGAGGACCTGCGCACCGGGCCCACGGTCACCTTCGCCGCCGAGGCCGCCCGTGCCCACGGCGTGTACGTGCACGCCTCGCTGTACGAGCGGGCCGACCCCGAACCGGGCCCGGACGGCACGGTGACGCCCGACGGCCTCGGCTACAACACGGCCGTCCTGGTCGCCCCGGACGGCACCCTCGTGGCCCGTACGCGCAAGACCCACATCCCCGTCACCGAGGGCTACTACGAGCACCACTGGTTCCGCCCGGGCCCGGCCGGTGCCGACGCCTTTCCGACCTATGCCGTGGAGAACGCCGTCCTCGGCCTGCCCACCTGCTGGGACCAGTGGTTCCCCGAGCTGGCCCGCGCCTACTCGCTGGCCGGCGCGGACGTGCTGGTCTACCCGACGGCCATCGGCTCCGAGCCGGGCCACCCCGGCTTCGACACCCAGCCGCTGTGGCAGAAGGTGATCACCGGCAATGCCGTCGCCAACGCCACCTTCATGATCGTGCCGAACCGTATCGGCACCGAGGGCCCGCTGACGTTCTACGGCAGCTCTTTCGTCGTCGACCCGTACGGCCGTGTCCTGGCCCAGGCGCCCCGCGACGAACCCGCCGTCCTGGTGGCCGACCTCGACCTGGACGCCCGCCGCGACTGGCTGGAGCTGTTCCCGTTCCTCGCCACCCGCCGCCCGGACGCCTACGGCCCGCTGACGGCCGCAGCCACGGCCACGGCCACGGCGACGGCGACGGCGACGGACTGA
- a CDS encoding LacI family DNA-binding transcriptional regulator, giving the protein MTSRRTVTLLDVARAAGVSKSTVSDALQGSGRVAEETRRRVRDTADRLGYRPNSAAQRLRRASTGAIGLHLPRTATRLDYYMTLAFGAVTRAQEDGLDVVLLAPGGEAAGRLASRVDGLLVIDPEATDTDVAGLLDAGVPVVTGERYLGTGATPAGAVVCDNAASLTALLDHVRASGARRPALLAPAGTSAWATALRETADAWSRTHELPVTVRTVPFAATPDEAAQATVDLLAAVPAVDAVVCAPDGAAAGVLRATSGLGRTAGRDLLVASCVDGPALRACAPPVTAIDLRPDAYGRACAALLCDILAGRAGPRTVRHHGWSLRVRASSHSGAATEGPQ; this is encoded by the coding sequence GTGACCAGCCGCCGCACCGTGACCCTGCTCGATGTGGCGCGGGCCGCCGGGGTCTCCAAGAGCACCGTTTCCGATGCGCTCCAAGGGTCCGGCCGGGTGGCCGAGGAGACCCGTCGCCGGGTCAGGGACACCGCTGACCGGCTGGGCTACCGGCCCAACAGCGCCGCCCAGCGGCTGCGCCGGGCCAGTACCGGGGCGATCGGCCTGCACCTGCCCCGTACCGCGACCCGGCTGGACTACTACATGACCCTCGCCTTCGGGGCGGTGACCCGCGCCCAGGAGGACGGCCTGGACGTGGTGCTGCTGGCCCCGGGAGGCGAGGCGGCAGGGCGGCTCGCCTCCCGCGTGGACGGCCTGCTCGTGATCGACCCGGAGGCGACCGACACGGATGTGGCCGGCCTGCTCGACGCGGGCGTACCCGTCGTCACGGGTGAGCGCTACCTCGGTACGGGCGCCACCCCCGCCGGTGCCGTGGTCTGCGACAACGCCGCCTCGCTGACCGCGCTGCTGGACCATGTGCGCGCGTCCGGCGCCCGCCGCCCGGCGCTGCTCGCGCCCGCCGGCACCTCCGCGTGGGCCACCGCGCTGCGCGAGACGGCGGACGCCTGGAGCCGTACGCACGAACTGCCCGTCACCGTACGGACCGTGCCGTTCGCCGCCACCCCCGACGAGGCCGCGCAGGCCACCGTGGACCTGCTCGCGGCCGTACCCGCCGTCGACGCGGTGGTCTGCGCGCCCGACGGAGCCGCCGCCGGAGTCCTGCGCGCCACCTCCGGACTCGGCCGTACGGCCGGGCGGGACCTCCTCGTCGCCTCCTGCGTGGACGGCCCGGCCCTGCGCGCCTGCGCGCCGCCCGTGACGGCGATCGACCTGCGTCCGGACGCGTACGGGCGGGCCTGCGCCGCCCTGCTCTGCGACATCCTGGCCGGCCGCGCCGGGCCACGGACCGTACGCCATCACGGCTGGTCCCTCCGGGTACGGGCGTCCAGCCACTCGGGGGCGGCGACGGAAGGGCCGCAGTAA